A genomic segment from Salvelinus alpinus chromosome 8, SLU_Salpinus.1, whole genome shotgun sequence encodes:
- the LOC139582937 gene encoding uncharacterized protein isoform X4, giving the protein MSQARTKSLEKPFRILPPKWRTEKFFTILTGNTLRSHKEINRCLTAKGLTEVMSLEESDVIMAFCPIVSRAGTDVEAALQKIPAGKPVILVVLHHTFNSDYTVPDSSRLVTRGDVILTVDCLFHESKGLLKCPRNEEAIIKILDRPEIQPTVQDDKVWELIGEKASDAPEQENLEARTMSLEEQIRDLSPVAASTLARAGIEEDIDIQELTRDDLNELLPGLEHFKLRKKISELLTQSKQDTAKPIDLILNEFREFLPAIVMKNALVPGGVLHGYVPILKDLEKQLAKALHFIQAHVELLESYNQEEPMEAEGNAVSPSANSATAGTQLSNVAALGAVEAHPKRPRKDVPLTTGGQNRQNFKDTPPHTSGATGITYASPITTGSGQFRSQGKLETSKSYFPYTSGAAAVEPSATSYKDRSSSVPGNIQAPKEKEGKEPGSLWNFFSGFRGNETKHLPVQVYSQVCGKTLNTHLALMKQVEDLGLKRKETSVEDCQVIMVFCPVTSRVGTDIEAAMSQVPGNRDAILVVMHHTFDKCFVTSQRSASHYKNVVEKVNVLFHDSVGLLQCKTNDNAVTLIHKALQKYNSST; this is encoded by the exons ATGAGTCAG GCAAGGACAAAGAGTTTGGAAAAGCCATTCAGGATCCTCCCACCAA AGTGGAGGACGGAGAAATTCTTCACCATTCTGACTGGAAATACTCTGCGGTCTCATAAGGAAATCAATCGCTGTCTCACTGCAAAAGGTTTAACTGAGGTGATGTCACTAGAGgagagtgatgtcatcatggcTTTCTGTCCCATCGTCTCTCGTGCTGGGACTGATGTTGAAGCAGCACTGCAGAAGATTCCAG CTGGTAAACCTGTCATCCTGGTAGTGCTGCATCACACCTTCAACTCAGACTACACTGTACCTGACAGTAGCAGACTAGTGACCAGAGGTGATGTAATACTCACAGTGGACTGTCTCTTCCATGAGAGCAAAGGACTACTGAAGTGTCCACGCAATGAAGAAGCAATTATAAAGATTCTGGACAGGCCAGAAATACAGCCAACG GTGCAGGATGATAAGGTCTGGGAACTAATTGGAGAAAAAGCCAGTGATGCCCCTGAGCAGGAAAACCTAGAG GCAAGGACAATGAGTTTGGAAGAGCAAATCAGGGACCTCTCACCAGTTGCAGCATCTACCCTTGCAA GAGCTGGAATTGAAGAGGACATTGATATTCAAGAGTTAACAAGAGATGATCTGAATGAACTTCTGCCAGGCCTTGAGCATTTCAAACTTAGGAAGAAGATCAGTGAACTTCTAACCCAATCTAAACAG GACACAGCTAAACCTATCGATTTAATTCTTAACGAGTTTAGGGAATTCCTTCCAGCTATTGTCATGAAGA ATGCACTTGTTCCTGGGGGAGTGTTACATGGCTACGTCCCTATTCTTAAAGATTTGGAGAAGCAGCTGGCCAAAGCCCTGCACTTCATTCAGGCACACGTTGAACTGCTTGAGAGCTACAATCAAGAAGAGCCCATGGAGGCTGAGGGCAATGCTGTGTCCCCATCAGCTAACTCTGCTACAGCAGGAACCCAGCTATCCAATGTTGCAG CCTTAGGTGCTGTAGAGGCCCACCCCAAACGACCAAGAAAAGATGTGCCACTTACCACTGGTGGGCAGAACAGGCAAAACTTCAAGGACACCCCACCTCATACTTCAGGAGCAACTGGAATAACATATGCTTCTCCAATTACCACTGGTAGTGGGCAGTTCAGGTCGCAAGGCAAACTGGAGACCTCAAAATCATACTTTCCATACACTTCAGGAGCAGCTGCTGTTGAGCCATCTGCAACATCCTACAAAG ATAGGTCCTCATCAGTACCTGGTAACATCCAGGCCCCAAAAGAAAAGGAAGGAAAAGAACCTGGAAGTCTGTGGAATTTTTTCAGTGGATTCAGAGGAAATGAAACAAAACATTTGCCGG TTCAAGTCTATTCACAAGTGTGTGGAAAAACCCTGAACACTCACCTTGCACTCATGAAACAAGTGGAGGATCTGGGACTTAAACGAAAGGAGACGAGTGTAGAGGACTGCCAAGTCATAATGGTCTTCTGTCCTGTTACATCTCGTGTGGGAACTGACATTGAAGCTGCCATGAGCCAAGTTCCAG GTAACAGAGATGCCATTCTAGTGGTGATGCACCATACTTTTGATAAATGCTTTGTCACAAGCCAGAGATCTGCATCTCACTACAAAAACGTAGTGGAGAAAGTGAATGTTCTCTTCCATGACTCTGTGGGACTTCTGCAGTGTAAAACAAATGATAATGCAGTGACTCTCATACATAAGGCCTTACAGAAATACAACAGCAGTACTTAG
- the LOC139582937 gene encoding uncharacterized protein isoform X1, with product MDQASCKTLEYANVVTEVSQLLNPRLKSHAYYSIEWRTEKFFTILTGNTLRSHKEINRCLTAKGLTEVMSLEESDVIMAFCPIVSRAGTDVEAALQKIPAGKPVILVVLHHTFNSDYTVPDSSRLVTRGDVILTVDCLFHESKGLLKCPRNEEAIIKILDRPEIQPTVQDDKVWELIGEKASDAPEQENLEARTMSLEEQIRDLSPVAASTLARAGIEEDIDIQELTRDDLNELLPGLEHFKLRKKISELLTQSKQDTAKPIDLILNEFREFLPAIVMKNALVPGGVLHGYVPILKDLEKQLAKALHFIQAHVELLESYNQEEPMEAEGNAVSPSANSATAGTQLSNVAALGAVEAHPKRPRKDVPLTTGGQNRQNFKDTPPHTSGATGITYASPITTGSGQFRSQGKLETSKSYFPYTSGAAAVEPSATSYKDRSSSVPGNIQAPKEKEGKEPGSLWNFFSGFRGNETKHLPEVQVYSQVCGKTLNTHLALMKQVEDLGLKRKETSVEDCQVIMVFCPVTSRVGTDIEAAMSQVPGNRDAILVVMHHTFDKCFVTSQRSASHYKNVVEKVNVLFHDSVGLLQCKTNDNAVTLIHKALQKYNSST from the exons ATGGACCAGGCTAGCTGTAAGACACTTGAATATGCTAATGTAGTAACTGAGGTGTCACAGTTGCTTAACCCTAGACTTAAATCACATGCTTATTATTCTATAGAGTGGAGGACGGAGAAATTCTTCACCATTCTGACTGGAAATACTCTGCGGTCTCATAAGGAAATCAATCGCTGTCTCACTGCAAAAGGTTTAACTGAGGTGATGTCACTAGAGgagagtgatgtcatcatggcTTTCTGTCCCATCGTCTCTCGTGCTGGGACTGATGTTGAAGCAGCACTGCAGAAGATTCCAG CTGGTAAACCTGTCATCCTGGTAGTGCTGCATCACACCTTCAACTCAGACTACACTGTACCTGACAGTAGCAGACTAGTGACCAGAGGTGATGTAATACTCACAGTGGACTGTCTCTTCCATGAGAGCAAAGGACTACTGAAGTGTCCACGCAATGAAGAAGCAATTATAAAGATTCTGGACAGGCCAGAAATACAGCCAACG GTGCAGGATGATAAGGTCTGGGAACTAATTGGAGAAAAAGCCAGTGATGCCCCTGAGCAGGAAAACCTAGAG GCAAGGACAATGAGTTTGGAAGAGCAAATCAGGGACCTCTCACCAGTTGCAGCATCTACCCTTGCAA GAGCTGGAATTGAAGAGGACATTGATATTCAAGAGTTAACAAGAGATGATCTGAATGAACTTCTGCCAGGCCTTGAGCATTTCAAACTTAGGAAGAAGATCAGTGAACTTCTAACCCAATCTAAACAG GACACAGCTAAACCTATCGATTTAATTCTTAACGAGTTTAGGGAATTCCTTCCAGCTATTGTCATGAAGA ATGCACTTGTTCCTGGGGGAGTGTTACATGGCTACGTCCCTATTCTTAAAGATTTGGAGAAGCAGCTGGCCAAAGCCCTGCACTTCATTCAGGCACACGTTGAACTGCTTGAGAGCTACAATCAAGAAGAGCCCATGGAGGCTGAGGGCAATGCTGTGTCCCCATCAGCTAACTCTGCTACAGCAGGAACCCAGCTATCCAATGTTGCAG CCTTAGGTGCTGTAGAGGCCCACCCCAAACGACCAAGAAAAGATGTGCCACTTACCACTGGTGGGCAGAACAGGCAAAACTTCAAGGACACCCCACCTCATACTTCAGGAGCAACTGGAATAACATATGCTTCTCCAATTACCACTGGTAGTGGGCAGTTCAGGTCGCAAGGCAAACTGGAGACCTCAAAATCATACTTTCCATACACTTCAGGAGCAGCTGCTGTTGAGCCATCTGCAACATCCTACAAAG ATAGGTCCTCATCAGTACCTGGTAACATCCAGGCCCCAAAAGAAAAGGAAGGAAAAGAACCTGGAAGTCTGTGGAATTTTTTCAGTGGATTCAGAGGAAATGAAACAAAACATTTGCCGG AAGTTCAAGTCTATTCACAAGTGTGTGGAAAAACCCTGAACACTCACCTTGCACTCATGAAACAAGTGGAGGATCTGGGACTTAAACGAAAGGAGACGAGTGTAGAGGACTGCCAAGTCATAATGGTCTTCTGTCCTGTTACATCTCGTGTGGGAACTGACATTGAAGCTGCCATGAGCCAAGTTCCAG GTAACAGAGATGCCATTCTAGTGGTGATGCACCATACTTTTGATAAATGCTTTGTCACAAGCCAGAGATCTGCATCTCACTACAAAAACGTAGTGGAGAAAGTGAATGTTCTCTTCCATGACTCTGTGGGACTTCTGCAGTGTAAAACAAATGATAATGCAGTGACTCTCATACATAAGGCCTTACAGAAATACAACAGCAGTACTTAG
- the LOC139582937 gene encoding uncharacterized protein isoform X2: MDQASCKTLEYANVVTEVSQLLNPRLKSHAYYSIEWRTEKFFTILTGNTLRSHKEINRCLTAKGLTEVMSLEESDVIMAFCPIVSRAGTDVEAALQKIPAGKPVILVVLHHTFNSDYTVPDSSRLVTRGDVILTVDCLFHESKGLLKCPRNEEAIIKILDRPEIQPTVQDDKVWELIGEKASDAPEQENLEARTMSLEEQIRDLSPVAASTLARAGIEEDIDIQELTRDDLNELLPGLEHFKLRKKISELLTQSKQDTAKPIDLILNEFREFLPAIVMKNALVPGGVLHGYVPILKDLEKQLAKALHFIQAHVELLESYNQEEPMEAEGNAVSPSANSATAGTQLSNVAALGAVEAHPKRPRKDVPLTTGGQNRQNFKDTPPHTSGATGITYASPITTGSGQFRSQGKLETSKSYFPYTSGAAAVEPSATSYKDRSSSVPGNIQAPKEKEGKEPGSLWNFFSGFRGNETKHLPVQVYSQVCGKTLNTHLALMKQVEDLGLKRKETSVEDCQVIMVFCPVTSRVGTDIEAAMSQVPGNRDAILVVMHHTFDKCFVTSQRSASHYKNVVEKVNVLFHDSVGLLQCKTNDNAVTLIHKALQKYNSST; this comes from the exons ATGGACCAGGCTAGCTGTAAGACACTTGAATATGCTAATGTAGTAACTGAGGTGTCACAGTTGCTTAACCCTAGACTTAAATCACATGCTTATTATTCTATAGAGTGGAGGACGGAGAAATTCTTCACCATTCTGACTGGAAATACTCTGCGGTCTCATAAGGAAATCAATCGCTGTCTCACTGCAAAAGGTTTAACTGAGGTGATGTCACTAGAGgagagtgatgtcatcatggcTTTCTGTCCCATCGTCTCTCGTGCTGGGACTGATGTTGAAGCAGCACTGCAGAAGATTCCAG CTGGTAAACCTGTCATCCTGGTAGTGCTGCATCACACCTTCAACTCAGACTACACTGTACCTGACAGTAGCAGACTAGTGACCAGAGGTGATGTAATACTCACAGTGGACTGTCTCTTCCATGAGAGCAAAGGACTACTGAAGTGTCCACGCAATGAAGAAGCAATTATAAAGATTCTGGACAGGCCAGAAATACAGCCAACG GTGCAGGATGATAAGGTCTGGGAACTAATTGGAGAAAAAGCCAGTGATGCCCCTGAGCAGGAAAACCTAGAG GCAAGGACAATGAGTTTGGAAGAGCAAATCAGGGACCTCTCACCAGTTGCAGCATCTACCCTTGCAA GAGCTGGAATTGAAGAGGACATTGATATTCAAGAGTTAACAAGAGATGATCTGAATGAACTTCTGCCAGGCCTTGAGCATTTCAAACTTAGGAAGAAGATCAGTGAACTTCTAACCCAATCTAAACAG GACACAGCTAAACCTATCGATTTAATTCTTAACGAGTTTAGGGAATTCCTTCCAGCTATTGTCATGAAGA ATGCACTTGTTCCTGGGGGAGTGTTACATGGCTACGTCCCTATTCTTAAAGATTTGGAGAAGCAGCTGGCCAAAGCCCTGCACTTCATTCAGGCACACGTTGAACTGCTTGAGAGCTACAATCAAGAAGAGCCCATGGAGGCTGAGGGCAATGCTGTGTCCCCATCAGCTAACTCTGCTACAGCAGGAACCCAGCTATCCAATGTTGCAG CCTTAGGTGCTGTAGAGGCCCACCCCAAACGACCAAGAAAAGATGTGCCACTTACCACTGGTGGGCAGAACAGGCAAAACTTCAAGGACACCCCACCTCATACTTCAGGAGCAACTGGAATAACATATGCTTCTCCAATTACCACTGGTAGTGGGCAGTTCAGGTCGCAAGGCAAACTGGAGACCTCAAAATCATACTTTCCATACACTTCAGGAGCAGCTGCTGTTGAGCCATCTGCAACATCCTACAAAG ATAGGTCCTCATCAGTACCTGGTAACATCCAGGCCCCAAAAGAAAAGGAAGGAAAAGAACCTGGAAGTCTGTGGAATTTTTTCAGTGGATTCAGAGGAAATGAAACAAAACATTTGCCGG TTCAAGTCTATTCACAAGTGTGTGGAAAAACCCTGAACACTCACCTTGCACTCATGAAACAAGTGGAGGATCTGGGACTTAAACGAAAGGAGACGAGTGTAGAGGACTGCCAAGTCATAATGGTCTTCTGTCCTGTTACATCTCGTGTGGGAACTGACATTGAAGCTGCCATGAGCCAAGTTCCAG GTAACAGAGATGCCATTCTAGTGGTGATGCACCATACTTTTGATAAATGCTTTGTCACAAGCCAGAGATCTGCATCTCACTACAAAAACGTAGTGGAGAAAGTGAATGTTCTCTTCCATGACTCTGTGGGACTTCTGCAGTGTAAAACAAATGATAATGCAGTGACTCTCATACATAAGGCCTTACAGAAATACAACAGCAGTACTTAG
- the LOC139582937 gene encoding uncharacterized protein isoform X3: protein MSQARTKSLEKPFRILPPKWRTEKFFTILTGNTLRSHKEINRCLTAKGLTEVMSLEESDVIMAFCPIVSRAGTDVEAALQKIPAGKPVILVVLHHTFNSDYTVPDSSRLVTRGDVILTVDCLFHESKGLLKCPRNEEAIIKILDRPEIQPTVQDDKVWELIGEKASDAPEQENLEARTMSLEEQIRDLSPVAASTLARAGIEEDIDIQELTRDDLNELLPGLEHFKLRKKISELLTQSKQDTAKPIDLILNEFREFLPAIVMKNALVPGGVLHGYVPILKDLEKQLAKALHFIQAHVELLESYNQEEPMEAEGNAVSPSANSATAGTQLSNVAALGAVEAHPKRPRKDVPLTTGGQNRQNFKDTPPHTSGATGITYASPITTGSGQFRSQGKLETSKSYFPYTSGAAAVEPSATSYKDRSSSVPGNIQAPKEKEGKEPGSLWNFFSGFRGNETKHLPEVQVYSQVCGKTLNTHLALMKQVEDLGLKRKETSVEDCQVIMVFCPVTSRVGTDIEAAMSQVPGNRDAILVVMHHTFDKCFVTSQRSASHYKNVVEKVNVLFHDSVGLLQCKTNDNAVTLIHKALQKYNSST, encoded by the exons ATGAGTCAG GCAAGGACAAAGAGTTTGGAAAAGCCATTCAGGATCCTCCCACCAA AGTGGAGGACGGAGAAATTCTTCACCATTCTGACTGGAAATACTCTGCGGTCTCATAAGGAAATCAATCGCTGTCTCACTGCAAAAGGTTTAACTGAGGTGATGTCACTAGAGgagagtgatgtcatcatggcTTTCTGTCCCATCGTCTCTCGTGCTGGGACTGATGTTGAAGCAGCACTGCAGAAGATTCCAG CTGGTAAACCTGTCATCCTGGTAGTGCTGCATCACACCTTCAACTCAGACTACACTGTACCTGACAGTAGCAGACTAGTGACCAGAGGTGATGTAATACTCACAGTGGACTGTCTCTTCCATGAGAGCAAAGGACTACTGAAGTGTCCACGCAATGAAGAAGCAATTATAAAGATTCTGGACAGGCCAGAAATACAGCCAACG GTGCAGGATGATAAGGTCTGGGAACTAATTGGAGAAAAAGCCAGTGATGCCCCTGAGCAGGAAAACCTAGAG GCAAGGACAATGAGTTTGGAAGAGCAAATCAGGGACCTCTCACCAGTTGCAGCATCTACCCTTGCAA GAGCTGGAATTGAAGAGGACATTGATATTCAAGAGTTAACAAGAGATGATCTGAATGAACTTCTGCCAGGCCTTGAGCATTTCAAACTTAGGAAGAAGATCAGTGAACTTCTAACCCAATCTAAACAG GACACAGCTAAACCTATCGATTTAATTCTTAACGAGTTTAGGGAATTCCTTCCAGCTATTGTCATGAAGA ATGCACTTGTTCCTGGGGGAGTGTTACATGGCTACGTCCCTATTCTTAAAGATTTGGAGAAGCAGCTGGCCAAAGCCCTGCACTTCATTCAGGCACACGTTGAACTGCTTGAGAGCTACAATCAAGAAGAGCCCATGGAGGCTGAGGGCAATGCTGTGTCCCCATCAGCTAACTCTGCTACAGCAGGAACCCAGCTATCCAATGTTGCAG CCTTAGGTGCTGTAGAGGCCCACCCCAAACGACCAAGAAAAGATGTGCCACTTACCACTGGTGGGCAGAACAGGCAAAACTTCAAGGACACCCCACCTCATACTTCAGGAGCAACTGGAATAACATATGCTTCTCCAATTACCACTGGTAGTGGGCAGTTCAGGTCGCAAGGCAAACTGGAGACCTCAAAATCATACTTTCCATACACTTCAGGAGCAGCTGCTGTTGAGCCATCTGCAACATCCTACAAAG ATAGGTCCTCATCAGTACCTGGTAACATCCAGGCCCCAAAAGAAAAGGAAGGAAAAGAACCTGGAAGTCTGTGGAATTTTTTCAGTGGATTCAGAGGAAATGAAACAAAACATTTGCCGG AAGTTCAAGTCTATTCACAAGTGTGTGGAAAAACCCTGAACACTCACCTTGCACTCATGAAACAAGTGGAGGATCTGGGACTTAAACGAAAGGAGACGAGTGTAGAGGACTGCCAAGTCATAATGGTCTTCTGTCCTGTTACATCTCGTGTGGGAACTGACATTGAAGCTGCCATGAGCCAAGTTCCAG GTAACAGAGATGCCATTCTAGTGGTGATGCACCATACTTTTGATAAATGCTTTGTCACAAGCCAGAGATCTGCATCTCACTACAAAAACGTAGTGGAGAAAGTGAATGTTCTCTTCCATGACTCTGTGGGACTTCTGCAGTGTAAAACAAATGATAATGCAGTGACTCTCATACATAAGGCCTTACAGAAATACAACAGCAGTACTTAG
- the LOC139582937 gene encoding uncharacterized protein isoform X5, which translates to MSLEESDVIMAFCPIVSRAGTDVEAALQKIPAGKPVILVVLHHTFNSDYTVPDSSRLVTRGDVILTVDCLFHESKGLLKCPRNEEAIIKILDRPEIQPTVQDDKVWELIGEKASDAPEQENLEARTMSLEEQIRDLSPVAASTLARAGIEEDIDIQELTRDDLNELLPGLEHFKLRKKISELLTQSKQDTAKPIDLILNEFREFLPAIVMKNALVPGGVLHGYVPILKDLEKQLAKALHFIQAHVELLESYNQEEPMEAEGNAVSPSANSATAGTQLSNVAALGAVEAHPKRPRKDVPLTTGGQNRQNFKDTPPHTSGATGITYASPITTGSGQFRSQGKLETSKSYFPYTSGAAAVEPSATSYKDRSSSVPGNIQAPKEKEGKEPGSLWNFFSGFRGNETKHLPEVQVYSQVCGKTLNTHLALMKQVEDLGLKRKETSVEDCQVIMVFCPVTSRVGTDIEAAMSQVPGNRDAILVVMHHTFDKCFVTSQRSASHYKNVVEKVNVLFHDSVGLLQCKTNDNAVTLIHKALQKYNSST; encoded by the exons ATGTCACTAGAGgagagtgatgtcatcatggcTTTCTGTCCCATCGTCTCTCGTGCTGGGACTGATGTTGAAGCAGCACTGCAGAAGATTCCAG CTGGTAAACCTGTCATCCTGGTAGTGCTGCATCACACCTTCAACTCAGACTACACTGTACCTGACAGTAGCAGACTAGTGACCAGAGGTGATGTAATACTCACAGTGGACTGTCTCTTCCATGAGAGCAAAGGACTACTGAAGTGTCCACGCAATGAAGAAGCAATTATAAAGATTCTGGACAGGCCAGAAATACAGCCAACG GTGCAGGATGATAAGGTCTGGGAACTAATTGGAGAAAAAGCCAGTGATGCCCCTGAGCAGGAAAACCTAGAG GCAAGGACAATGAGTTTGGAAGAGCAAATCAGGGACCTCTCACCAGTTGCAGCATCTACCCTTGCAA GAGCTGGAATTGAAGAGGACATTGATATTCAAGAGTTAACAAGAGATGATCTGAATGAACTTCTGCCAGGCCTTGAGCATTTCAAACTTAGGAAGAAGATCAGTGAACTTCTAACCCAATCTAAACAG GACACAGCTAAACCTATCGATTTAATTCTTAACGAGTTTAGGGAATTCCTTCCAGCTATTGTCATGAAGA ATGCACTTGTTCCTGGGGGAGTGTTACATGGCTACGTCCCTATTCTTAAAGATTTGGAGAAGCAGCTGGCCAAAGCCCTGCACTTCATTCAGGCACACGTTGAACTGCTTGAGAGCTACAATCAAGAAGAGCCCATGGAGGCTGAGGGCAATGCTGTGTCCCCATCAGCTAACTCTGCTACAGCAGGAACCCAGCTATCCAATGTTGCAG CCTTAGGTGCTGTAGAGGCCCACCCCAAACGACCAAGAAAAGATGTGCCACTTACCACTGGTGGGCAGAACAGGCAAAACTTCAAGGACACCCCACCTCATACTTCAGGAGCAACTGGAATAACATATGCTTCTCCAATTACCACTGGTAGTGGGCAGTTCAGGTCGCAAGGCAAACTGGAGACCTCAAAATCATACTTTCCATACACTTCAGGAGCAGCTGCTGTTGAGCCATCTGCAACATCCTACAAAG ATAGGTCCTCATCAGTACCTGGTAACATCCAGGCCCCAAAAGAAAAGGAAGGAAAAGAACCTGGAAGTCTGTGGAATTTTTTCAGTGGATTCAGAGGAAATGAAACAAAACATTTGCCGG AAGTTCAAGTCTATTCACAAGTGTGTGGAAAAACCCTGAACACTCACCTTGCACTCATGAAACAAGTGGAGGATCTGGGACTTAAACGAAAGGAGACGAGTGTAGAGGACTGCCAAGTCATAATGGTCTTCTGTCCTGTTACATCTCGTGTGGGAACTGACATTGAAGCTGCCATGAGCCAAGTTCCAG GTAACAGAGATGCCATTCTAGTGGTGATGCACCATACTTTTGATAAATGCTTTGTCACAAGCCAGAGATCTGCATCTCACTACAAAAACGTAGTGGAGAAAGTGAATGTTCTCTTCCATGACTCTGTGGGACTTCTGCAGTGTAAAACAAATGATAATGCAGTGACTCTCATACATAAGGCCTTACAGAAATACAACAGCAGTACTTAG